Below is a genomic region from Lemur catta isolate mLemCat1 chromosome 15, mLemCat1.pri, whole genome shotgun sequence.
gaggagaggagggggaggtgaGGGCGGGCTGTGAGGACCGGCGCTGCCGGGAGAGGGGACGGGGGCGGCCCTTCTCCAGGAATTTCCGGGGATCGTGTTACAGCGCTGGCGGAGCCAGAGCCGAGTGGGACGCGAGATCTGCAGCTGGACAGGGCCCCTCGCGCCCTCCTCTAGCGGCCTGCGGGCCGTGGCTGCCACCCCTACCCACACTGACCCCGTGCGGCGGGGCCGCTCCGCGCCCCCCGGCCGCTCTGTTATGGTAGGGCCGCCTCAGCCCCGAGTTGACGTCGGGTCTCCGCGGCCCCGGGTTGTCGTAGGAACTATTCGGCCCCGCGTTATTGTAGGGTCTACGCGTGCCCGGGCCCCCTCCGACGGGACTCCCCGTCCCCAACTGGCGGCCGAGGGGTCTCCTCGCCCCCGAGTCGTTTTCGGGACGCCCCGGGCCAGGGTGATTGTGGGATCGCCCCGGCCCCGGGTGATTGTCTCTTCCCCGTGGCCTGCGGTGGTCGTAGCGTCTCCGAGACCACGGGCTCCCGTAGGCTCCCCGTGGCCCCGAGTTATAGTCGGGACACCCCGGCCGCGAGTGATTGTCGGGTCTCCACGGGCCCGGGTCGCTGGGGCGGATCAGGCCTCCGCGCCTTCGCAGGGCGCCCCCCGAGGCCGCAGGCAAGATGAACATTCTGGCGCCGGTGCGGAGGGACCGCGTCCTGGCAGAGCTGCCCCAGGTAGGCGCCAGGGCCACGTCGGGCTTCTGGCTGCAGCGAGTGTGGGCGGGGAGGAGGCGGCACCCGACCAGTTAGagctgggcccagccctgccgCCCAGCTAGGCCTGCTGCTTCTGGgtggtccccccaccccaccccccacagggCCGCTTGGCTGCGGGACTGGCGCCAGGAGTGGGTGAGCCCcattcttctcccttccctctcactCAGTGCCTGAGGAAGGAGGCCGCTTTGCACGTGCACAAAGACTTCCACCCCCGCGTCACCTGCGCCTGCCAGGAACACCGGACAGGCACCGTGGGGTGAGTTAGGGACACCCATAACAAAGAAAGGAGGTTCCCGGacaccctgtaatcctagcaaggGTACACAACCACCTCTATGGGGCCCCATTTGAGCCCCTGCTGGCTATATGGTCATTGCCCTTTAGAAGCCACTGTGTTCTCCTTTCCTCCCAACAAGGTTGTTGTTAGTCCTGTGAGATGGCCTGGGGTAGAAGGGTGGCAGCTGGATTCCTGATATAGAGAAGGTGTCCAACATGGGGAGGTGGTCACCTGCTCAGCTCCCCACATACCATCCATTGAGCTCGGGGAAGGGGCTGGCTGTGTCTACAGGGATGAGTCTCATCATGAGTTAATAGGGGTAATACTAATAACACACTGATCCAGCATTTATTAAcacatttactgtgtgccaggcagtgtgttgggtccctttttttctttctgagacagggtcttgctctgtcacccaggctaaagtgtagtggcaccatcataggtctctgcagccttgaactcctgggcttcagggatcctcctgcctcagcctcctgaatagctgggattacaggcgtgagccaccacacctggctctatCACTGTCTTTTATTGAATAGAAAACACTATCACTTAAGATGCATTCTGAGCtggtatctgtagtcccagctactcaggaggctgaggtgggagaatccctgGAGtataggagttcgaggctgtattgagctatgatggtgccactgcattccagcctaggcaaaaagagcaagaccccatctctaaaaaaacagacaaaactctCCTTCTTTCCAGCACATCTGTCCaggcagctctctgggaggcctggTGTCTCTGGTAACCTCAGCTTGGGTCCAGCCACCTTTCTGGACCTAGTAGGGAGCACTGGAACTCCCTAGGGTGAAAGAGCTGGTGCCCACTCCCCTTGCCTACTCTTGTGTCCAGCAGATTTAAGATCTCCAAGGTCATAGTGGTTGGGGACCTCTCCGTGGGGAAGACTTGCCTCATTAATAGGTAAGGGGGTGCTGGAGCTGGGCTAGGCAGGGTGGGGCTGAGCCTAGCCAGGTGGGCTGGGCTCCAGATCAGAGCATTTGGTGCCACCTCAGGTTCTGCAAAGACACCTTTGATAAGAATTATAAGGCCACCATCGGAGTGGACTTTGAGATGGAACGATTTGAGGTGCTGGGCGTCCCCTTCAGTTTGCAGCTGTGAGTGCTTCCTCCACCCCCTCTAGCTATCCCTTCCCCCAGCACCTACACCCTACCACCCAGTCCCCACATGCTTGTGCTtcactcctccttcctcccagttGGGATACCGCTGGACAGGAGAGGTTCAAATGCATTGCATCAACCTACTACCGAGGAGCTCAAGGTAAGGGGCTGGGTGAAGTGGGCTAGGTGGGTCTGAGAGTGCACCTGGCCTCTAATCTAGAGCTGGGGGGATTGGGGAAATGAGCCAGTAGTGTCTTCCCCATCAACCTGGGGCTGTTTCTGCCACTCTTCCAGCCATCATCATTGTCTTCAACCTGAATGATGTGGCCTCCCTGGAACATACCAAGTATGTGAGGATGCTGCAGTACAATGGGGCACTCTGGGAAGAGAGGGTTCAGAACagaggggtggtcagggaagaagAGGCCTGCATCTAAGACCAGAGAGGGCCCCATCAGGCTCACTTGTCCCTCGCTTTCCACCATCTGTGGCAGGCAGTGGCTAGCTGATGCACTCAAGGAGAATGACCCTTCCAGCGTGCTTCTCTTCCTTGTGGGTTCCAAGAAGGACCTGAGTGTGAGTGTGCCAGTGGGGGGACTTCCCAACTTGCTGAGGGAACCCTTCATCTGACTCTGACCTTCCCTCAGACTCCTGCGCAGTATGTGCTAATGGAGAAAGATGCCCTGAAGGTGGCCCAGGAGATTAAGGCTGAGTACTGGGCAGTCTCATCTCTCACTGGTGAGTCAGAGGCTTTGGGCCTTCTGCTGTGCCCTTCCTGCCTACTCTCCTCTCACTTCCACACCTCTAGCCGAGCGCGATGCTCCTAGACCTGGCACTGTCCCTGAGCACCTCTCTGTCCCCTGTGCCAGGTGAGAACGTGCGGGAATTCTTCTTCCGTGTGGCGGCACTGACCTTTGAGGCCAATGTGCTAGCTGAGCTGGAGAAATCAGGGGCCCGGCGCATTGGGGATGTTGTCCGTGAGTGCCCGCCTGGTTGAGGGTGGCAGAGAGCAAGGGGCACCTCCAGTCCCTGCTTCACATATTTTCTACCCTTCTTCAGGCATCAACAGTGATGACAGCAACCTCTACTTAACTACCAGCAAGAAGAAGACCACATGTTGCCCATGAAGGGTGAGGAGACTGTCCAGAatctccccagccctggggcacTGTGCCACCCTGACTCCCCCAGAGCGTGACCCCTAGACATTTGCACTGACTGTTTTTCCAGACCAAAGAGCTGCCTCTTGGTGGCAGTGTCCCCAGAGGGGTAGCTGGGACCATGCTAGTCACTTCCTGCCCCCAGGCACCATGCCAAAGACTGGATGCCCCCCTACTCCTCCTGGGGCTCTCCAGGCTGCGCAGCAGGTGCTGGGGGGGAGTGTCCCTGCTGCTTTTGCTCAGCCTGCTGGGCTCTTTGGATAGGAGGATGCTTAATGATTCCAGCCTCACTGTGCCTTATGCATTAAAATCTCTTTGTTGTTAGCACTTTGGGTCTGGAGTCCTTTGTTGGAGAAGAGGGATGTGGAATGGTCAAGGCTGTATGGCCATCGTGGGACTGAAGCTGCCTACAGGGATTCTGGCCATCCCTGGCCACTGGGCAGGCTCAGTTAGGCTGGGAGCTCAGAGATCAGGTTTGGGGGCTGCACTGGGCCCTCATGTATGAAATCTGAATGTCTGGCTCTGAGAGCCCTTTCCTCTGGTCCATCACCCCCAAATGTGCCCTCCTATTTGGTGCTTACACCCAAATTTCCAccactggataatttttttccttttttcacgctttcctgccttttttttttgagacaagatcttgctctgtttcccagaatagagtgcagtggtgtcatcacagctcactgcaacctcaaactcctgggttcaagtgattctcctgcctcagcctccagagtagctgggattacaggcatgtgccgccacaccaagctaatttttctactttttgtagagctggggtctcgctcttgctcaggctggtttcaaactcctggcctcaagggatccttcagccttggcctcccaaagtgctagaattataggcatgagccaccatgcctggccctgccttttcttttaaaaatacttttctgagGGAAACAAAGTGAGAAGTAATTGAGTTTTGAAAGCTTTTTGGGTTGACCAGATGGCCCAGGGAGGttgggccccagccctggctcttATTCAGGAGGTCCTACATTTGAATCCTGGCTATCTACCCTTACCAGTGATGAGAACTCAGGCAAATTGCTTatcctctgtgcctcaatttcctcatctgtaaaatggggctgttGGTACTGAATTCATGAGGTTGCATTATTGAAATAAGATAAAGCACCAACACATGCATAGGAAGAGCTAAAAAACCTTAGCTATTATAACTATTATATTAACTTTTATATGGGGAAGAGTGACCCAGTCCCTGGCTTCCTGTTGACATCTGATTCAGAGTTCTAGATTGGCTGAAAGTGCTTCAGACATCTAGGCCAACAAAGGAGGACAACACATGTGGGTCCCCTGTCATCCTTAGAGGGCCAAGATTAGAACACAGattctggctgggcacggtggctcatacctgtaatcctagcactccaggaggccgaggcaggaggatcacttgaggtcaggagttcgagaccagcctgagcaagagtgagaccctgtctctgctaaaaatagaaaaaattagctgggcatcctcgtgcatgcctgtagtaccagctacttgagaggctgaggcaggaggattgcttgagcccaggagtttgaagctgatgccacagcactctagcctgggtgacagagcaagactctgtctcaaaaaaaaaaaaaaaaaaacacagatccTGGCTCCAGTCAGCAGGAGCAGGTGCCCTGTCCATTTCATGCCTGGCATCTCTGCATGCCTCCCTTCTCTTGGCTGCGCCACCTCTGCTGTTCCTAAACCACTAGAGCTACTGTGAGCAGGAGGACCTGGGCAGTGGCCCTACCCACTCAGGACTTGGGTCTGGAAGAAAGTGAGGGTTGAGATTAGGCagagcagtagcagcagcagcagcaggagggactCTTGATGGCCCTGGAAAAAACAAGGTTCAAACATCATCCTTTCCCCCCCCTCCATCCTGGCCTTGGAAGCTAGTGCCAAGAGAAATTGAGGGGTGTGGTGTGTGGAATGCCGGTGGTGTGCCTTTCTTTTTCACACTCTACTGCCATTGATTTTCCCATCTCTGTTCCCTCACTGCACTGCTCTTAGGCTTGCCTTGCACAGTGCCTGTTAACGCaatgcggtgtgtgtgtgtgtgtgtgtgtgtgtgcgtgtgtgtgtgtgcgcgtgtgcgcgtgtgtgtgtgagtgaagcCTGCACCACAGTCGTGGGGTGGAATGTTTGTACTAGGGGTGCTGTGGGCAGTTCTGCCTTCTGTGTGGTGTGAGGGTCGTGTGCATGTTGTATTAGTCTGTGTGTGGTGAGTAGATtttctgtgtgtgctgtgtgtgatACATGCATGTGCAGAGTGTGTATGCTGTACTTAATTACGAGTGTGAGGGATGTGTTGTGTTACTTGGCATGAGATTGCCCCGAATGCAGCCTACCCTGCACACGGGATGGGACAAGCCTATGGAGATACAGACTCTCGATTGGGCAGTATTGTCTCTAGGACAGAGTGCCCCATGGGGGCTGGTGGA
It encodes:
- the RAB34 gene encoding ras-related protein Rab-34 isoform X2, coding for MNILAPVRRDRVLAELPQCLRKEAALHVHKDFHPRVTCACQEHRTGTVGFKISKVIVVGDLSVGKTCLINRFCKDTFDKNYKATIGVDFEMERFEVLGVPFSLQLWDTAGQERFKCIASTYYRGAQAIIIVFNLNDVASLEHTKQWLADALKENDPSSVLLFLVGSKKDLSTPAQYVLMEKDALKVAQEIKAEYWAVSSLTGENVREFFFRVAALTFEANVLAELEKSGARRIGDVVRINSDDSNLYLTTSKKKTTCCP
- the RAB34 gene encoding ras-related protein Rab-34 isoform X1 — its product is MNILAPVRRDRVLAELPQCLRKEAALHVHKDFHPRVTCACQEHRTGTVGRFKISKVIVVGDLSVGKTCLINRFCKDTFDKNYKATIGVDFEMERFEVLGVPFSLQLWDTAGQERFKCIASTYYRGAQAIIIVFNLNDVASLEHTKQWLADALKENDPSSVLLFLVGSKKDLSTPAQYVLMEKDALKVAQEIKAEYWAVSSLTGENVREFFFRVAALTFEANVLAELEKSGARRIGDVVRINSDDSNLYLTTSKKKTTCCP
- the RAB34 gene encoding ras-related protein Rab-34 isoform X3, which gives rise to MNILAPVRRDRVLAELPQCLRKEAALHVHKDFHPRVTCACQEHRTGTVGRFKISKVIVVGDLSVGKTCLINSWDTAGQERFKCIASTYYRGAQAIIIVFNLNDVASLEHTKQWLADALKENDPSSVLLFLVGSKKDLSTPAQYVLMEKDALKVAQEIKAEYWAVSSLTGENVREFFFRVAALTFEANVLAELEKSGARRIGDVVRINSDDSNLYLTTSKKKTTCCP